The genomic segment GAAAGGAGATACATTCTACATATTCTCTGATGGATATCCCGATCAGTTCGGGGGCACCGAGCCCAATGGCAAGAAGTATAAGATGTCTCGCTTTACCAAGCAATTGAACGAGTTCCAACAGAATACCATGAGCGAGCAGCTGAGCATGCTGCGCTTGAACATGATGACCTGGCAGGGCAATCACCCGCAGGTAGATGATATCTTGATCATAGGTGTGCGGGCCTGAGCCCGATCACACTCCGAAAATGTCGATATGACCCGTTTGAGCGGGGTTGATGAGCATGACGGCTATTTGTGCCTCATTGGTCACCACTTTCTGTGTATAACCACCACCCAGTAGTCCTGCCAGACTATTCTCTTTGAGATTCATGATGCTGATGAGGTCGATATCATGCACCACACTATAACTGATGATAGCATCATCGAAATCCTTGTCCTTATCAGCCACCACCACCTTGTGTTCGATTCCCGCTTCCTTCATCTTCTGTGAGGCAAAGGCCAGATTCCGTTTCAGCGTATTCTGCAGGAATTCATCGGTCTCATGCGGTGATATCAAATGGACACGGGCATTGAAGTACTTGGCCATGTTGACCACCAGGCTGAGTTTCTGCTTGGTCTCTTTGTGCAGGTCCAAGGGCACTACGATATCGTCATAGCCATTCTCCTTGATCCCCTTTTCCTGGACGATGATGAAAGGCGTGCGTGAAGAAGACACGATGCGCAGCGCATTGCTTCCGACCAGGAATTGAAATCCCCGCATGCCATGGGTCCCCATGACTATCAGCACGACCTCTAGCTCAGCCGCGACATCACTTATATCATCAAAGATGCTTCCTACTCTGACAGTGCTAAGGAATTTGACCCCCTCATACCGTGAGGACATATGCTCTTTGAAGGCCTGCATTCGCGTCTTGGCATCACTCAGATGTTCAGCGCGAGAGACGAGGTGTAGCAGATAGACCTCTGCACCTATGTGAAGGGCAAGGTTCTGAGCGTGGTCCACGGCATTCTCTGAAACCTTGGTATAATCGATGGGAACAAGTATTTTTCTTTCCATGAGGCTCTCGTTCTAAAGGGCGACAAAGATAGAACACCGTGACGTGGAGTAAAGCACTATGCCATCTTCAGAAAAGACAACTCTTTTCTGCTCAATTCCCTGCTTTTACCCCTCGGAAGGTTCTTCTTGGTCAGCCCATATATCATGACCCGGTCGAGCTTCAGGATGTTGCAGTGTAGATCGCTCAATAGCTCTCGT from the Flavobacteriales bacterium genome contains:
- a CDS encoding SpoIIE family protein phosphatase translates to AMRPIYYYSQGELQKIRGDRVAVGGVETKDHPFSSHTIQLEKGDTFYIFSDGYPDQFGGTEPNGKKYKMSRFTKQLNEFQQNTMSEQLSMLRLNMMTWQGNHPQVDDILIIGVRA
- a CDS encoding universal stress protein encodes the protein MERKILVPIDYTKVSENAVDHAQNLALHIGAEVYLLHLVSRAEHLSDAKTRMQAFKEHMSSRYEGVKFLSTVRVGSIFDDISDVAAELEVVLIVMGTHGMRGFQFLVGSNALRIVSSSRTPFIIVQEKGIKENGYDDIVVPLDLHKETKQKLSLVVNMAKYFNARVHLISPHETDEFLQNTLKRNLAFASQKMKEAGIEHKVVVADKDKDFDDAIISYSVVHDIDLISIMNLKENSLAGLLGGGYTQKVVTNEAQIAVMLINPAQTGHIDIFGV